One Helianthus annuus cultivar XRQ/B chromosome 12, HanXRQr2.0-SUNRISE, whole genome shotgun sequence genomic region harbors:
- the LOC110893997 gene encoding CASP-like protein 2C1: MDAMRMEAFLRVCVILLLLTTACLVRFDSQTSLIFPSYSRTASFRDMNALFVLVFIDIAAAGYNVIQLVIRCMLISSPQKQDMRGSYKHLAWFSFLLDQAVVYMIFAANSASLLASVYALNGEHHLFWMKLCSKFNRFCTQIGGALLCSYVAFLLMAVVSFLSAYGLFRHYSPKTFLVLK; this comes from the exons TTGCTCTTACTCACCACTGCTTGTTTGGTTAGATTTGATTCCCAAACCAGCCTTATTTTCCCTTCATACTCTAGAACTGCTAGTTTCAGAGACATGAACGCTCTTTT tGTGTTGGTGTTCATAGACATAGCAGCTGCAGGATATAATGTGATTCAACTTGTGATTAGATGTATGCTGATTTCCTCACCTCAGAAACAAGATATGAGGGGTTCATACAAGCATCTTGCTTGGTTCTCTTTCTTGTTAGACCAG GCGGTCGTCTACATGATTTTCGCAGCAAACTCAGCATCTCTCCTGGCCTCTGTATACGCACTCAACGGTGAACATCATTTGTTTTGGATGAAATTATGCAGCAAGTTCAACCGATTTTGCACTCAGATCGGTGGTGCCTTACTTTGCAGCTACGTTGCATTCCTCCTGATGGCTGTCGTATCGTTCCTTTCGGCTTATGGTCTATTTAGACACTATTCACCCAAAACTTTCCTtgttttaaagtaa